A window of Aptenodytes patagonicus chromosome 1, bAptPat1.pri.cur, whole genome shotgun sequence genomic DNA:
CTTTCTTTCCCAGGCGCTGGACCTAGATCAAatagggagaagggaaaaaaaaaaagaaaaaaagcatgtgaGAAGAGGTTGAGGCAAGAAGCTGCCGGTATGCCACGCTTGCTCGCCCCAGTGCTGGAGCAGACCCTGCTGGAGTTGTcaaggggagaaggaggaagcccAGAGCCCAGTTGGGTTGGGGGAGACAGCGGAAGCAGATTCTGCTCTCCTGGGGTAGGTGAAGAAGGGAAGCAGCAGACTTGACCTGGGAATCACAAAGGCTCACAACCCCTCTGCCTGTATGTGAGTACTGGCCTCTTCCCTTGTCTCTTTACAGGTTTGAAAATGCACTGCCCAGCTCCGTCAAACCCCTGATGTGTGCAGAAGACGGCCAAATACTTAAGCcagaattttaaaaggcattttgtcTCTTACTTCTAATTTATTTAATTGGTTAGGCATCTAATGACCTTAAACAGGTAGTCCTTAGCACTCCAGACAAATAATTTTCCCAGTACAACTGCAGGATGAAATTACTCATCCAACACCAGACTCTTCTGAAAATCCTGCTTTTATGAGCGTATTGGGAAAAGAGCGGCAAAGTTTCACAGAGAACTTTTACTGCCTTTCCCAAAGAAGTTGCTTTAAGCTTCATTGTCTAGAGATGCGCAAGATGAGGTTTGCTTTCCACTCTTTGCCACAGGAAGACTGTGGTTCAATCCAGTATATACCGAAAAAATCTCCCTTTTAGTTTCAGAATGGGTAGGTCATAAGGGCTTTTTTATTTGAATCACACATTATCAGGGAAACCACTCTCCTCTGTAAACATCTGAGCCCACTCCTCAGTCAGTCGCAAGCCTGACTCCCTGAAAAAGGATTGGATTGTTTTGCTTGCAGCTGCTGCTTGGGCTTTGCCCAGTTCGGGATCGGTGTTTGCCAGTAGATGGagctttttcagttttgcaaaactGACGGGCAGCCTGTACATCCCCACTTGCCATCACCATCCAGAACAGTGCTCATTATAAACCCAGCACACTTTCAAGAAGTGTTTTCAGTAAATACTTCTGGAAGGCAGGAAAATGACCAGAGGGAGATTTAGTCCAAAAGGATAGCCCGTTGGATAGGGCTGTGTGTCTGGAAGAAACTTCTGTCAGCATCTTGGTATCACAGCTGATCTGGGCCCAaaactgcagcctttgcttctgTGAATTCAAGGCCAGTTTTCCTTGTGGTCGAAACTCATGCGGCTAATGAACCTTACACTTGTTAAAACCTAAGAGAAGGAGAGGGGAGTCTCTTCTTGTAAAGCTCCCTCATTGACACTATTTCTGGAGAGCCCACGTGTCATCCTTGCTCTGTCATGTCTAGACGCTTTGCACACACCAGTGCCTCTCCTTGCACTACCTACTGATGGCTGGAGAAGAGACTGGGCAAGCACCTCATGCTCATTTCTCAGtggcttttaaaaacaagaagagaagggaggagaacAAAACCACAAGGGGCAATGTTAAACACCTGCCCTTAGAAGTGTCTTACCGTGCTCATGTGATTTGTTAACGCTCCTTGTGCGAAGCTCAGCCTTCGGCTGCATAGGGTAACCATTCTCCTGGCCCTTAGACACCAGCTCCTGCAGCGCCTCAAACACCTGAGAAGAGGGACACACTGCCTCATTATGTggcctcctcttcttctttcactggaccccttgcccctgccccaggcactTTAGGAACTAGAAGAATACACCAGACTTCAGTCCAAGTCTCCTGGCACTTTTTGCACAGAACATAATCTGTCTGTGGGGTCATGAGCATGTCTTTCAAACTCCTTGTTCACTTGACAGGTTCTCCTGAAGCTTCCAGCTCAGGAGAAGGCTATTGCCCATCTTCTGATGGGAAGGAAAGCAAGGTACCTATGCATCTAGTCAGCAACCACAGAGGACCTGTGGAACTGTACTGCTGAGGCAGGACAGATAGATGGTGATCCCCACTCCCAGTATAAGCCCTCATTCATATCTGAATAATGGCACATGGGAAGAGACTGAATTCAAACCCtaggagagggagaagagctTTTCAGAGACCAGCCTTTTACTAGGCTCCCAGGTTGGACAAGTGTAGCCATCTAACTCTGACTAGCTTGCCTTAATCCACAACTTCCCATAAGCTCCACAGCAGAAATGCCGGCTTTGCCTTTCCCCTGTAgctattattttgtttcagagagGTTGTGGGCAGACAGGGCTGGCTGGTTGTTACCTGTATATTTAGCAGGAATGCTTTTTTGGCCTCTTCCAAGACTCTTTTCTTAGTGGCAAGATCCATCTCAAGGGCATTCATGCGGGAGCGATAGAGCTGCTTGAACTTGGTGGCATTGGAGACTCCATCGAAGGTGAAGAAAGCCAGCCCTTCCCCAGTGCTGGGCAGCTGGAGGGCCTTTTGGGCAATTTTCTTCAGCACCTGCCCCCCAGACAGGTCTCCCAAATACCGAGTGTAGGCATGGGCCACCAGGAGCTCTGGGTGGTTCTTGCCTACATAGTGGAGCCTCTCAACATATTTCTGAGTAGCCTCAGGACATGGGATCTCTTCCCTCCAGTTGCTGCCATAGAAGTACTCCAAGTCTTTCTCCAGGGAAGCTTTCCGGTGCAGCTCCGCTGGAAAATGCACAGGGGCATAAACTGGGTTGTCCTTGTTACGTTCAATCTCTTCTTCCAGAGCAGAGTAGATGAAGTACAAGGATGCCGTAACCAgctgaaagagaaggaggaggatgagctATGGGTGCATCCGTCCGTCGTCTTCAGGTTTTGGGGACAAACCCTACTAATGAAAAAGTTACTCATGGGCACACCCAGTATAAGGCATGCACATCTGTGGTGTTGCAGGTTTCCCATGTGGAAAACAGAACTGCAAGGTGCAGTGAGACACTGTTTAGCCCTTGCCCTTCTGCTTGAGGCAGCATCAGGTAAGACCTAAGCCCTTTCCAGCAGATATTTGTCTCACCTGCCCTTAAAAGCCGCTGCCTTCACCTTCAAGTTAAAGTTCTTGCAGCTTGATGTAATGGAAACTGGAACCCTATTAAATCATGCCTGGTCTATTCTCCTCATTCCCTTGGTCAATAGAGAGGGTATTCCCAAAGGTATATTTTCTGGTGCATTGTTCGAATCTGAATGCTTCAAGATGTGGCTTCCCTTTGTGGGGCCTTGTGAGACGATGACACACcctgtttatttttctacataTTCGTCCTGTTGGCATCCCACCATCGCGGGAACTGAGGCACCACTGCTCTCCTCATTCAGACTTGCAAGTGGGGTTGCCTCCTTGGTTGCCCCGAGGAGACAAGGTAAAAGGGGGCTGGAAGCGCAGCTGGCCTCTGAAAGATGCCTTTGAGAAGGAGCGCTGTGAGGCTGTGTGTTCTCCTCTCTATTTTGAAAccattgttattgttgtttttcccAGCTTATGCGATACTTTCTTCTATCTGCCAGCTTTTCCACGTGGCTTAAGACAATCTAGCTGTGTTCTTTCCTTCCCCAGGCATTCTGTTTTCAGAGGCTGTATACATATTTACACCTACACCACCCCTTCCTTACACTGGAATCCCTTATCAGCAGCAAAAGGTAAAACATGATGTTACCGCACTACAGGTGAGTCaggcttgggggggagggggattaTGCTGATGACAGGAGAGAAAGCAGTTTACTCTCCCACAAAGCAATCAGTTCTGCAGTAAAAGAGTTGCTGTTTCAACTTTTCCCCACTGTGCCAGCAAATAGGACTTTGATAAGCACAGGGGCAGTGGCTTGGTTGTGGAAACAAAGATTCAAATTCTGGGGAGTCACATGTCAGGGCAGATATATAGGTTTGCCAAGAGAGTAAACAAAAACAGAGGTTTTTAAACAATAACCCGTTACCCAGattactggaaaagaaacaaaatatggGAACATTGCCtaacaaattaagaaaatgtaTCTTGACTTGTTGTTTTCAGAGGCAGGTAGTGGTTTAATGGGAAACGTGGCTTTTGAAAACTATCATTACTTTTTAAAACCCACGTCACATCTCACTCCCTGACAGCACATAAACATCTTCTAAGAAACTGAGCTGTGTTCCTGAAGGCCTGACTTTTTACGTTATTGCCAGCCTGTCTCAAAGTTCACTGCCTAACCAATGCCACATTTCTAACAGCAGGAAGTCAGCACCTGAGATTAAATTTATGCTTGACTAAGTATCCTGAATGCAACCTGTCAGAAATAAGTAGTCTTCTTCCTACTCTTGTGGATTTATTTGCCAAGGAACAATTCAACAACAAAGTAATTAAACCACAGGTTGGATCACTAACTGTTATTTGCAAGCCCATGCATCACATCCTATAGCCTCCCAAGAATTCCTGGCACAGGTGTGTGCTTTGTTTTTGCTCATGGCTTTGTTATGTGGCTCAGATCCCAGGAATCACGCATCTAGCCAGGTTAGGCACAGACCAATATCTGCAAATGATTCTCTTTTATCTTAAGAAAAGCAACAGGCTTCTACCTGTTAGCGGCAGACATGGCTTGCTCAAATTCAGTCTGCCTTTGTGTTATTATTGTTCATGATTTCAGCCCTGGTATAACCCAAGTGACAACTAAAACATTGCAAAGTTCAGTGCCAGAGATTATCCCACAGCCTCACTTTCTCACTATTCCATCATTATTTCTAGCTGTAGCTGCTTAGTGTTGTAAATTTAGTATTCTCCCTCTTTTTGGCATTTCAGCCACTCGTGTATGTGCACATAGTCATACCTCCATTAACTATCATTGCCAATAATTAACATGCAGGCAtgtatgaagaaagagaaaagcaattacATTAATCCCTTCAACCTCTTTGTCTTTTTATCCTGTTTCAGCTTGGCTGCCCATCCTGATATGCAGTGCTGGAGTTTGGTGAAGATGATGTTTTGCACGGGAGGTGCTGACAGCCGTAATGCAAAGGACCTCCTTCCTTGTGTCGTCCCCATCCTCCCCCGTTTAGTCCCCGTCCAGCCCGCCTGATCTAACAGTGTATTTCCTGGTGAGGAAATCCCATCCCCAAGCAATGCTGCTATGAAGTACCTTAAACTCGTGGAGCGACACCTGCCCCTTCTGGAAATTCTTCATGAATGGCGTGTTCTCCGCCTGCTCGTGCACCTCCTTGGTAGCTTCCTTCATCAGTTCTGACAGGTCCTTGGACATGCTGGGAAAGAGCGGCAAAACAGATGTCAGTGCTGTCGCTCTCCTCTGGCAAAATGGATCTTAGCTCCCTAGGAGAAAAGGGGGAGACTGGGATGGCAGGAAAAGGAGCGGAGCATTCCCGAGAGCCACAGGTGGGAACCGGGGAGCACCAGCATCCCAAACGCTGTCCCAAGCAAGGAAGACTGACAGACTCCATCCAGAGGTGAAAGCAGGAACACGCTGttccctgcagagcagaaacaggaacagcatgcctaaaagcaaggggaaaaacaCAGTACTCTTCCAGCAAAaaatttccctctccttcccgcCCCGCTCTCACCTTTCAGCGCTGTGTGCCTGGGAAGTTTCCATGTTTCTCCACTTCGTTTCACTCCTCCGCTTCCCTGCTGTTTTTCCTTGCTCgtgctttcctccttcccttctgctccgAGGACAGCGAAGCTCCGCGCTGGGCAGCCCGGCTCTCGCATCCAGCTTTATACCGCCAGGCCACGTGAGCAGCCAAGCCGCTGACCTCACTGCGAGTACAAACTTCTTGCAACACGACGGCACTTCCCTTGCCAGCCTGGCTGTCGCCCTCTTCTCACCCACAGCCCCGAGGGACCAGAAGGAAGTCACCTGATGCGTCGTGATAACTAAGCACAAACAAGAGGATGTCGAGCAACTTGTCCTTCAAGGGTGCCTGGCTCCCTAACCCTTTCAGCTCAGTGCCCgcggcaggcagagccctggtGCTGCGAGAGGTGCTCATTGTGCTGGGGGCAGTGGGtttggggaaggaggggtggaTTTACAGAGCTAGTGcctggggcagggtgggcagcctcctgcccctACACCCCGGTCTGTGTCCCGGCTGCACCCTGCCTGGGGAGCTAAGACAACACCCATCCTCATCTGCCCTAGCACGGCTCAGGTATAAGCGTCTTATTTCCCATGACTACGCACATCTTCAGATAACATGGTACTTGTGGGCCATGGGATGCAGAGCTCAGCACTACAGGTTAGGAGCATACCCCCGTCACAGCAGGGAGCACGGCAGGGACCCTGGGGGCACCCGGGGTAATCCAGCTGCTGTGGCACATGCATGCACCAGCTCTGGTCTGCAAATGCCAGAACTACCCTGGGGAATGGTGAATAAACCCCGTCACTTTGCACAGGTGTGCCTGCACTTATGCACAGAGAAATCCTTTCCACGCTCCCTTGtgcatggaaaaaatactgtCTGATTTGTGTGGCAACTGGCCCCTGCTGTTACCACAGCTGTGTGCAGGGCAATTTAGGAGAATAGCACTCCATCTCCTAGATACCCAGAAGGCTGGGGTAGCTGGTGGACTGAAAAGATGTTGTACAAGACTTGGGGGAAACTGAGGAAGTCTGCAGAGACTTTCAAAGgcaaataatttctctcttttggGAAAAGAGATTTGGACAAGGTGCTTCTGCCGGTAGCTGGTCGCTCTGCTGTTTTGTCTGGTGAAGTGGTCAGTGAGGCAGCCAAGAGATGAAGCAGGGCCCTTCTTTTCCAACTGTAGCTGTGCTGGAAGCAGGACTAGCCAGGACGGACAATGCATTGGCCAGCTGTACTTCGGAAAAGCACAAATTGAAATTCTGCTTTCAACGCAAAGAGCAGGGCACTTAAAGCCAGCATTCCCCTGCTGCTGTGAGGGTGAGAAAGCCCCCGTGCTGCAGTCATGTGCGGGGTGGTAGggaggcagagcctggggaggagggggaaggactGTGGCATGCTCTGTCCGTCTGTCCCCTCCAGCAAGTCCACTCTGTGGCTTTGCTGGTGGGTGCTGCCGTCCAAAGCCGCATGCCTCAGGTGTCTCCCTGTCACTGCACCTACACCTGGCCACAGCTGGGTTTGGTGCTGTAGGTTAGAAAGCTGTCCTGGAGGAAATATTCTTCCACGCTTGTTTTTTGACTCGGGCAGACATCTGGCATGCGGTGCAGCGCTCAGGAAGGGTTACTCAGCGCTTCCACCCTGACTCAGCCAGACTTTTCCTGtcttgcttttgtcttttaaagCAACAGTGCATGCTAGCAAAAGCTGTCACGTTCCACTCTTACACCCATGCCATTGCAGACAACTTGCTGATggcttgcttgtttttctgtaagGTAAAATAAATGTATCTCGGGATGTGTGAATCTTTAAAGCAAGCATGACAAAGCCCCAAACAAACCCTGAGAGTGGGCTCCTGTGCGGAGTCCAATGGAGCATAGGGCTGCATGGCCAGTCCCTCCTGACTGATGCCATTTTGCCACAGGGATGGCCCCAAAATGAGTGTTTCCCTCTGGCATCGCTCCTTAAAGCTcacattttctgtccttttcagtGAGTCCCATTCTGACACGGGAAGCTGGAGCACAGATTGAACCTATAGTTCTGGTGGAGGGAAGGAATATAtgagaatatgaaaataaatagtaTTACTCATTTTATgaagtaacatgaaaaaaaatccaaccttcAAGCCCTGCCCCTCCTTTCACCTCTGTTCTGCAGTTCTGGTAATGCACCCAGTTCCTCCCCAAGGACTTTCTGGTTGCTTTCAGGCCAGTGCTtttctgccctgcctgcctgccttcttccAAGAGGCTGCATGCTTGGAGGCACTATAAAGGATGTATCCAAAAggtcctcctccttccttttcatccagggttgaggcagatgTGGATGTGAGACTGAGGGGAAGAGAGGGTGTCTAGTCATGTTGCTGCTATTCCAGGTAGGATGCTTCTTCCCAGGAAGAAGTCCTGGCTCGTAACCACACTGCCCCAGGACATGGAGCCAATGTACTTCCTTCTGGATCTTGGGGCTTTACCATCTCCGGGGCTGGTCACAAGAGATAAGGTCCCTACTGCAGCTCACCTCTGCTGTGAGCTTAGGTGCAGGCAAGCAAGCCGTGCCCCGTAACTGATTTATGCTGTCTGATGTCTAGCTGATCAGGGTTACTGGGGATGGAGCAGCTGTGAGACCGGGCCCAGCTCTCCAGAAAGGTCCATATGCCCTTCAGCAAGatggaaaaagaactgaaagtgGGGTGTCATCATCTTTGCAGTTGCTGGCCTGGGGTGTTTCTGGCCCCATCCAGTGCTCTGCCGTGAGGACTTGTGTTGCTTCTGCTATGCTGTTGCTATGCGGTGTGGGGAAGGTTAATGACACCGAGCGCGCCAATGCGCTGGCAGAGATTTGTGAGAGACCGTCTCTTCCTTGAAGAGAACTTGGGAAGTCGACACTTGCGAGCGATGCACAGGGGAGGAGGCGTGCGCTTTTAGTGGAATAAACTGGCCCCCAGAGCAACTCACTCTGGGCGTAGCGGACCACAGGAAAGCAGAGGCCAGCCCGCATCCAGGTCACTAGGAGACTTTGCTTGGACCTCATCGAAGTGTCAGACCTGTGGTCTCCACTGTGCTTGCCAGAAGTCCTGTCATCTCCCACTCCTCCAAGTGAGCAGCGGCTCGGTGGTGCTAGAGCCACTCACTGTGAGGGCGATGTGCACGGGTACCAGTCAAACTGCTCAGGAGATTTCTAGCAAAGATGAATCAAGTAGCCTCAGGCAAGATATTTGTACTAGTTCCTGCTGGGCTTAAAAGCCTCCGTCTGCACAGAGAAAATGCTTAATCAAGAGATGGAATCGTTAACAACAACACAAAGTTATTGAGGGGTCGGTGTTTTCATCAGGGATAGGGATATCTCTCTCCTCTTTATAGACTTAACAGCATGTTCTGCCAACAGATTTACGGTCAGAAATGTCCAGTTACACAGGCAGTCATGGAGTGCCAAGTCAGCTCTCCTGAACCCGTGCGGGAAGTGCTGTTCCACGCTGGGCTCTGGCAGACAGCTCCCGGCAGCTCAGCTTGGCTTGGCTGGGCAGGGGAGGCACCACCTGGTGAAAAACAGCCTTCCCTGCTCGGAGGGGTTAATGGGCTCTCTCAGACCGTGACACAGCAAAACGCACCGTGACACAGCAAAACGCAGCAACCCGGTTTGCACCCGGAAAGCTGACTCAGTAACCACGACTTGCTGTGTAAtggcgaaaaaaaaaaaagttgcgaTAAGGGCTTAAAATGACCTGCTGAAGAAGGGAGTCAGCGCTGGATACTCTCTGGGTTAATTTGTGTTTACCAAAAGGGAGATTGCCTGGCCCAGCCCGGCCCTGGCAGAACTGGCTGTGCTTGCTGCCACCAGCATCGAACAATCCAAGTCTAGATCAAAGATACAGATGGAAAAAGGGAGGTCGGGAGTGCAACGCACTAGAAATCCCCATGGGGAGCGCAGGCGCTGCAGCTGTCCTCCGGGCTGGCGTTGCCCGTACCTTTGGGAGGGTCCCACAGACGGACACAGCTGTGCTGGGCAAACCCCGCACACGGGAACCCCAGAGACCGACAtggtgggagagggaggtgcGGGCAGGTTTCTCGGGCATAAATGAACCAGTGTGACAAAAATAGGAAGCGCAGATTACAATACATATTTTTGCAGATGTATGGATATATACGTGCTGCAGCGCATGGGTGTCTCCAGCACATGGCTATGAGCAAGGAGAGAGCTCTGGGCCAGCTGGGaacagagcagggaggaggagggagaacagaGCAAGCACCCTGCAAGGCACGTGCCTGCTTTGCAACCAGAGACCCAGGGGCAGGCAGCGACCTAATGCGTGAAGCAGGTTTCCAGGTTATGGGTACAGTGGGCTGAAATTTTGGGGGGGGGTGCATAGAGCCCACCACACTCCTCAGAGTCTAGGTGCTGGTGGATACAGACCCCGTGCCCTGCTGGGGATTTGCTTTGGGAGCAAAAGGGGTTGCGgaagggagcagggcagagttAGCAAATAAAAATCCCATTTGTGCAAATGTTTCAGACCGTGCCGCTTCCTTTGTTTCAGTGCTACAACCGTGTAAAACGAAGTGTGCCCTGACTGGGAGACGGGGCAAACTGCTAAAATCTGGATTTGAAAATCACACATATGCAACAAGGAGGACTTTGTGCCACAGCTCACACCCCTTTctcagaggaggggaggagatggAGCTGGAAACCACGTTCTACAAAGAGCATAAGACCCAGacacccccctgccccgccaaggATTCCAAACCACCCCTGCATGGTTCCCTGCCCCTGGGGTACGGGAGACGCGTGTCCTCCTCCTGCGCGGGGCCATGCAGCCGACGGGCCGTGGGCAGCCAGGGCTGTTTCTGGAGATTTCTCCAGTTGTCCCGAGAGTGGGACTGGGGCCAAGAGCAGCAGCTGCAATCTCAGGGCGGCGCGCAGGAAACCGCCCCTTAATAAACAGCCTCACGTGGACCCTGCTCCACCGTGACTCAGCAAAAGAGCCCCTCCGCCACAGCCCAAAACCTTTACTCAGCAATACGGGGCGGCCCGGCATGACCCTGGCTCAGCAGGACGTCCACGCGGGGGAATGGGCAAGTCAGCATTAGTGGGAGGCAGGCTGCGGGGTTTTGGGGCTCACGCAAGAGTGGGGAGTCCCGGTGGGACATGTGGCATCACTGGCAGCAGCAAAGTACTCCCCCTCCAGCTGTGCTTCCCAGtgctctgcagctgcactgcGGGGGGCCGGGAAAGGTCAGAAAAGCTGGTGTCCCACGCTGGGAAAGCTGCCCACCTTGCTGACCCGGGGACATGGAAGATGTTGTGGCCGTCTACCCCGGGACTGGGACAGTCCCCGCTCCATACGGGGGGAATCAAGGCACGGGAACACTGCTCTCTGGGGTGCTGGATGGGTGCCTAGTTTCACCTGTTCTGGGGGAAAAACACCAAACCCAGGAGATATGGGGTGTGAGAAGGAGTTTATTTTAGAGGCTGGCATGCGGGGCGTGCTGAATTTAAGTGACTTACCCAAGGCCATATAGGGTGTCTGTGGCATAGCCTGtgtcctcccccttcccccttcctttttcttcactcATTACAAAAGATCActccagggcaggcaggcaagaCTGAATTTACCTGACCGAGCTGCTATttggaaaagctttattttgaaagtatGACACTACATGCTAATGAGAAGGAATGAGAGAAGAGGGGTTATCATGGGCAGATACTTCTTCAAAGCCCTTCATTTAGGGGCAGGGTGGGCTCAGTGTTAGAGAGCCCCGTGCACCGTGGTGCTTACGGACCGCAGCTGCTAGTGTAAAGGAGTGTAAAAGAGCAAGAACATCCCCCTTTTTGGGGAGGTCTTCCCTAGCATCCTGGGCACTGG
This region includes:
- the HMOX1 gene encoding heme oxygenase 1; the protein is METSQAHSAESMSKDLSELMKEATKEVHEQAENTPFMKNFQKGQVSLHEFKLVTASLYFIYSALEEEIERNKDNPVYAPVHFPAELHRKASLEKDLEYFYGSNWREEIPCPEATQKYVERLHYVGKNHPELLVAHAYTRYLGDLSGGQVLKKIAQKALQLPSTGEGLAFFTFDGVSNATKFKQLYRSRMNALEMDLATKKRVLEEAKKAFLLNIQVFEALQELVSKGQENGYPMQPKAELRTRSVNKSHEHGPAPGKESETTNKRHTDMMPTTPLVRWILAIGFLATTVAVALFAM